A window of Acinetobacter sp. TR3 contains these coding sequences:
- the def gene encoding peptide deformylase: MALLPILSFPDPRLRTIAKPVEEVTDDIRQLAADMFETMYEAPGIGLAASQVDHHIQLIVMDISEEKNQPMVFINPKVTPLTVETQPYEEGCLSVPQIYDKVARPSRVKIEAINLEGQPFELEADELLAVCIQHEMDHLNGKLFVDYLSPLKRQRAREKVEKIVRQRDKEKVAVKR; this comes from the coding sequence ATGGCCTTATTACCTATTTTAAGTTTTCCTGATCCCCGTCTTCGAACCATTGCTAAGCCAGTCGAAGAAGTCACTGATGATATTCGTCAGCTTGCAGCAGATATGTTTGAAACCATGTACGAGGCACCGGGTATAGGTTTAGCGGCATCTCAGGTTGATCATCATATTCAGCTTATTGTTATGGACATCTCTGAAGAGAAAAACCAACCGATGGTGTTCATTAACCCCAAAGTCACTCCACTGACCGTAGAGACGCAGCCGTACGAAGAAGGCTGTCTCTCTGTGCCTCAAATATACGATAAAGTTGCGCGTCCGTCACGTGTAAAAATCGAGGCAATTAACCTTGAAGGTCAACCATTTGAATTAGAAGCTGACGAACTTCTCGCAGTTTGTATCCAACATGAAATGGATCACTTAAATGGAAAACTGTTTGTAGACTATTTATCACCATTAAAACGTCAACGTGCACGTGAGAAAGTTGAGAAAATTGTGCGTCAACGCGATAAAGAAAAAGTTGCGGTTAAACGTTAA
- a CDS encoding DUF2946 family protein produces the protein MPLLLRSGLMLAFTAVCLQIAVFLQPLLPKQYQIAPVCETITQALLLPKLKSEQQSVSHNMHHHSHQLEQHQSLMSKHDHHDPNHQCQYCTVYANLVLPPEFGVKEVLVRIQIRLVAYQQAFKHVYFALQRLFLLPQGRAPPLFA, from the coding sequence ATGCCTTTATTGCTTCGTAGTGGTTTAATGCTTGCATTCACCGCAGTCTGTTTACAGATTGCGGTGTTTTTGCAGCCACTGCTCCCGAAGCAATATCAGATTGCACCTGTCTGTGAAACGATTACCCAAGCGTTATTGTTGCCTAAATTAAAATCTGAACAGCAGTCTGTATCGCACAATATGCATCATCATTCACATCAGCTTGAACAACATCAAAGCTTGATGTCGAAACATGACCATCACGATCCAAATCACCAGTGTCAATACTGTACGGTGTATGCCAATTTGGTATTACCGCCTGAATTCGGCGTGAAAGAGGTTTTAGTTCGAATCCAAATCCGTTTAGTCGCGTATCAACAGGCATTTAAGCATGTTTATTTTGCACTGCAACGGCTGTTTTTATTGCCTCAAGGGCGAGCCCCGCCACTCTTTGCATAA
- a CDS encoding TonB-dependent copper receptor, producing the protein MAQTKFLLQPLTVAILAASNTTLLWANTDIQSEQRTPVVLAPIVVTAQQPNDANGLIVHSDPKQPIQPVPASDGAAYLKTIPGFSSIGSGGTNGDISFRGMFGSRIKVLNDGSEELGACPARMDNPTSYISPESFDRITVIKGPQTVRYPTPGSAATVLFERDPVKFDQNQNYKGQASVVAGSYGRLDHNVDAAIGNDTAYARINANRSVANDYQDGDGKDVHSNWERWGADLALGWTPTENTWIELQGGKGDGESAYAGRSLDGSQFKRESLGLHLEQRNISEVIKKIEAQVDYSFNDHIMDNFSLRDVPADGMPMAMDVTRRTLNARAAITTEWDKISLISGLDSQHNKQAGNMYMRGDLPPAMDETLSFQSYGAFTEATIPVNDNNKVITGARIDHVEIENLASNKSRKNTVPSGFIRLENLMPQHDLKSYIGLGYVERTPDFWEIYRTVLPSTNMGMDDMNGHGGHGGHGNMPMPSATRTMDDLEYLDNEKTLQLDLGYQLDHGKYNSWASAYVGVIKDFMLISYDDPDNEMLTPKIRNVDATIAGAELGVGYKFTDQIQTDVSAMYAWGENTTDNKPLPQIAPLEARLNLRYVADNYSLGILWRVVAKQDRISKNEGNIVGYDMGESKAFNTLSLNGAYKLTQNVELSVGIDNILDETYAEHLNKGGAATGFYPADTQYNNIGRNYWTRISMKF; encoded by the coding sequence ATGGCTCAAACTAAATTTTTATTACAGCCGCTGACGGTTGCGATCTTGGCTGCTTCAAATACCACACTCTTGTGGGCAAATACGGACATTCAGTCAGAACAACGTACACCTGTTGTCTTAGCACCGATTGTTGTTACGGCACAACAACCAAATGATGCAAATGGTTTGATTGTGCATAGTGATCCTAAACAGCCGATTCAGCCTGTTCCTGCTTCGGATGGTGCTGCATATTTGAAAACTATTCCTGGTTTTAGCAGTATAGGCAGTGGGGGAACGAATGGTGATATCAGCTTTAGAGGAATGTTTGGTTCACGAATTAAAGTATTGAATGACGGTTCTGAGGAACTGGGTGCATGTCCAGCGCGTATGGATAATCCAACCTCATATATTTCGCCTGAGAGTTTTGATCGTATTACCGTGATTAAAGGACCTCAAACCGTTCGCTATCCAACACCAGGTTCTGCAGCAACAGTTTTATTTGAAAGAGATCCAGTGAAATTCGATCAAAATCAAAACTATAAAGGTCAAGCGAGTGTGGTTGCAGGCTCATACGGTCGATTAGATCATAATGTAGATGCGGCGATTGGCAATGACACTGCTTATGCACGTATTAATGCGAACCGTTCTGTCGCCAATGACTATCAAGATGGTGATGGTAAGGATGTTCATTCAAATTGGGAGCGTTGGGGTGCTGATCTTGCCTTAGGATGGACACCAACTGAAAACACGTGGATTGAATTGCAGGGTGGAAAAGGCGATGGTGAGTCGGCTTATGCGGGGCGTTCACTTGATGGATCGCAATTTAAACGTGAAAGTCTCGGACTACATCTAGAACAACGCAATATTAGTGAGGTGATTAAAAAAATCGAAGCACAAGTCGATTATAGTTTTAATGATCACATTATGGATAATTTCAGTTTGAGAGATGTGCCAGCAGATGGTATGCCTATGGCAATGGACGTCACTCGCCGTACGCTTAATGCAAGAGCAGCGATCACGACAGAGTGGGATAAAATCAGTCTCATTTCAGGACTTGATTCTCAGCACAATAAACAAGCGGGCAATATGTACATGCGTGGTGATTTGCCGCCAGCAATGGATGAGACACTCAGTTTTCAAAGTTATGGTGCATTTACTGAAGCAACCATTCCTGTAAATGATAATAATAAAGTGATTACAGGCGCTCGTATTGACCATGTGGAAATTGAAAATCTAGCGAGCAATAAATCGCGTAAGAATACTGTACCTAGTGGTTTTATTCGCCTAGAAAATCTCATGCCGCAACATGATTTGAAAAGCTATATTGGTTTAGGCTATGTAGAGCGTACGCCTGATTTCTGGGAAATTTATCGGACAGTATTACCATCGACAAACATGGGTATGGATGACATGAATGGTCATGGCGGTCATGGCGGTCATGGCAATATGCCAATGCCGAGTGCAACCAGAACAATGGATGACTTGGAATATCTAGACAATGAAAAAACGCTCCAACTTGATTTGGGTTATCAACTTGATCATGGGAAATACAATAGCTGGGCATCTGCTTATGTTGGTGTGATTAAAGACTTTATGTTGATCAGCTATGATGATCCTGATAATGAGATGCTTACCCCGAAAATTCGTAATGTAGATGCCACGATTGCAGGTGCAGAATTAGGTGTAGGCTATAAATTTACAGATCAAATCCAAACCGATGTGAGTGCAATGTATGCGTGGGGAGAAAATACCACGGACAATAAGCCATTACCGCAAATTGCACCTTTGGAAGCACGCTTGAACTTGCGTTATGTCGCTGATAATTATTCTTTAGGTATCTTATGGCGCGTTGTTGCGAAACAAGATCGTATTAGCAAGAACGAAGGAAATATAGTTGGCTATGATATGGGGGAAAGTAAGGCTTTTAACACGCTGTCTTTAAATGGTGCCTATAAACTAACTCAAAATGTTGAGTTATCGGTCGGGATAGATAACATCCTTGATGAGACCTATGCTGAACACTTAAATAAAGGTGGCGCTGCAACAGGTTTTTATCCTGCTGATACTCAATATAACAATATTGGTCGAAACTATTGGACTCGAATCAGTATGAAATTCTAA
- a CDS encoding hybrid sensor histidine kinase/response regulator: protein MNNWLIIGVLALYIVLLFGCAFFGEKHASRLSTRGRMLMFSLTLGVYCSSWTFYGATGAAVREGIIFLPIYLGPLLFIWFGYDIWKRLGRIRQHHAISSIADFVAARYGKSGSLAALVTILAVIAIIPYLALQLRAIALSASVVLEQNAHVHTTTNSVLLLTAVLAILAMIFGTRHIAHTEQHGGLMLAVAFESFVKLFALLSVAVFFLFQSPENIKQVSNDITQHFQDLQQLGVPETFWVQTLLAALAMICLPRQFHVAVVELRDEKHIRGARRWFAAYLILTIMAIIPIASWALHSLPDTLGTPDIAVLALPLSYQQDWLALLAFLGGFSASTGMLLVASVALSIMLSNDLIMPALWHFKIISRHDQQLPKVLKLTRRISIISVMLLGFLFFHFFNDINQLSVFGLLAFSAVAQFSPALIGGLYWRGASRQGVYVGLIIGFIMWSYTLLFPTLLRSLPEQYQAFAQHLLLFGPFDINSLRPEALLGFESFAPLTHGVMWSLGLNIICYIWGSRLYRPSVAEQIQAESFFYYESKPLPSTQTNLDLTDLPQNAARLKVGDLLALAKRITGDRPTTQAFQQFCEQNHVVLNENHVANGMWWRFTEQYLAGIIGAASARTLLTTAMINNGLALGQVANILDQASQWQRFNQNLLMTMIDHMTQGVSVVDKNMCLVAWNNQYLTLFDYPKDLVYVGCPIADLIRYNAERGECGPGSVEEHVRKRIHWMKVGSAHEFERIRKDGLVIQMRGNPIEGGGFVTTFADITAFRENEAILEERVSDRTQQLANALTEQQLAREQADKANQSKSRFLAAASHDLLQPMHAARLFSTALEQSVSSTEDQQTLQQLDRALYGAESMLSALLDIARLEGGTIQPKRQAYSLHDLLNDLELQFKSIAAQRNIQLSVHDTQFWVDTDPQWMRRIIQNFVSNALRYTAQGRVVIGVLRSAQRPNHIRIGVWDTGPGINEQQRVKLFQEFERCGHTSPWGEQGLGLGLAIVQRMTSLLDFPVHVYSELGKGSCFMIEVPLAEAPKIQVTTAHVTALQHTAYKVLCLDNDETILQGMQTLLSKWGYQIFTATEPSEALKIIEQEDIQVWLIDQHLNHDQRGLDFIEQYRPAHIPVALITADSDPELPQYLKQQNIILLKKPLKPAGLRAWLSGLKIMPMS, encoded by the coding sequence ATGAACAATTGGCTTATTATTGGGGTACTTGCCCTATATATCGTGCTGTTATTTGGCTGTGCTTTTTTTGGAGAAAAACATGCCAGTCGCTTAAGCACACGTGGTCGTATGTTGATGTTCAGCTTAACTTTAGGCGTATATTGTTCATCTTGGACATTTTACGGCGCAACAGGTGCAGCAGTCCGTGAAGGTATTATTTTCCTCCCGATCTATCTAGGTCCGTTGCTATTTATTTGGTTTGGTTACGATATTTGGAAACGTTTGGGTCGGATTCGACAGCATCATGCGATTTCGTCAATTGCCGATTTCGTTGCTGCTCGCTATGGCAAAAGTGGCAGCTTAGCGGCACTAGTCACCATTCTTGCAGTGATTGCAATTATCCCTTATCTCGCTTTGCAATTAAGAGCGATTGCATTGAGTGCCTCCGTTGTACTCGAACAGAATGCACATGTTCATACCACCACAAATAGTGTGTTATTACTTACAGCAGTACTTGCGATTTTGGCTATGATTTTTGGCACTCGGCATATTGCACATACCGAACAACACGGCGGCTTAATGCTTGCAGTCGCTTTTGAATCTTTTGTGAAACTGTTTGCGTTACTCAGTGTTGCAGTTTTTTTCTTATTCCAATCCCCCGAAAATATCAAACAAGTCAGCAATGATATCACTCAACATTTTCAAGATTTGCAACAATTAGGGGTTCCTGAAACCTTCTGGGTACAAACCTTACTCGCTGCGCTAGCTATGATCTGTTTACCGCGACAGTTTCATGTTGCCGTAGTCGAATTGCGTGATGAAAAACATATTCGTGGCGCAAGACGTTGGTTTGCAGCGTATTTGATTTTGACCATCATGGCGATTATTCCTATCGCCAGTTGGGCCTTACACTCCCTTCCTGATACATTAGGTACACCTGATATTGCGGTATTGGCCTTACCACTCAGCTATCAACAAGATTGGTTGGCATTACTCGCTTTTTTAGGTGGTTTCTCTGCTTCAACAGGTATGTTACTGGTTGCCTCAGTCGCACTTTCTATCATGCTCAGTAATGATTTAATTATGCCTGCTTTATGGCACTTTAAGATTATCTCTCGACACGACCAACAATTACCCAAAGTACTCAAACTGACTCGAAGAATTAGTATTATCAGTGTGATGTTACTGGGTTTTTTATTCTTCCACTTTTTTAATGACATTAATCAATTATCAGTATTTGGCCTATTGGCTTTTAGCGCAGTTGCGCAATTTTCGCCAGCCCTCATCGGTGGTTTATATTGGCGTGGTGCAAGCCGTCAAGGTGTCTATGTCGGTCTGATCATAGGCTTCATCATGTGGAGCTACACACTATTATTTCCTACTTTGTTGCGTAGCCTCCCAGAACAATATCAAGCGTTCGCACAACATTTATTATTGTTTGGGCCTTTCGATATTAATAGCTTACGTCCAGAAGCTTTACTTGGTTTTGAATCTTTTGCACCATTGACCCATGGTGTCATGTGGTCTTTGGGACTGAATATTATTTGCTATATTTGGGGTTCTCGTTTGTATCGCCCAAGTGTTGCGGAACAGATTCAGGCTGAAAGCTTTTTCTACTATGAAAGCAAACCTTTACCCTCTACCCAGACAAACCTTGATTTAACCGATTTACCGCAAAATGCAGCGCGGCTCAAAGTTGGCGATCTATTGGCTTTGGCTAAACGTATTACAGGTGATCGCCCTACAACACAAGCGTTCCAGCAATTTTGTGAACAAAATCATGTCGTACTCAATGAAAATCATGTTGCAAATGGCATGTGGTGGCGCTTCACTGAACAATACTTGGCAGGCATTATTGGTGCTGCATCAGCACGTACTTTGCTCACCACTGCCATGATCAATAATGGATTAGCACTGGGGCAAGTCGCGAATATTCTCGATCAAGCTTCACAATGGCAACGCTTTAACCAAAACCTTTTGATGACCATGATCGACCACATGACTCAAGGGGTGAGTGTTGTTGATAAAAATATGTGTTTGGTTGCATGGAACAATCAATATCTTACCTTATTTGATTATCCTAAAGACCTTGTTTATGTCGGTTGTCCAATTGCAGATTTAATTCGATATAACGCAGAACGTGGAGAATGTGGACCCGGTTCAGTTGAAGAACATGTCCGTAAACGAATTCACTGGATGAAAGTCGGTAGCGCCCATGAATTTGAACGTATTCGTAAAGATGGCTTGGTCATTCAAATGCGCGGTAATCCTATTGAGGGTGGAGGATTCGTCACAACCTTCGCCGATATTACTGCGTTCCGCGAGAATGAAGCGATTCTTGAAGAAAGAGTGAGTGATCGAACTCAACAGCTTGCAAATGCACTAACTGAACAGCAACTTGCCCGTGAACAAGCCGATAAAGCCAATCAATCTAAAAGTCGATTTTTGGCAGCGGCCAGTCACGATTTACTGCAACCGATGCATGCAGCACGTTTGTTCAGTACAGCATTAGAACAGAGTGTCAGCTCAACTGAAGACCAACAGACCTTACAACAACTTGATCGCGCACTGTATGGTGCTGAAAGCATGCTCTCTGCCCTACTCGATATTGCCCGTTTAGAAGGTGGAACCATCCAACCCAAACGCCAAGCCTATTCATTACATGACCTCTTAAATGATCTTGAATTGCAATTTAAATCAATTGCAGCGCAGCGTAATATTCAACTGTCTGTACACGATACTCAATTCTGGGTTGATACCGATCCACAATGGATGCGACGAATTATTCAGAATTTCGTTAGTAATGCATTGCGTTATACAGCACAAGGTCGTGTCGTTATTGGTGTATTACGTTCTGCACAAAGACCAAACCATATTCGAATCGGTGTTTGGGATACAGGACCTGGCATCAATGAACAACAACGGGTGAAATTATTCCAAGAATTTGAGCGTTGCGGGCATACCTCACCTTGGGGTGAACAAGGACTTGGTCTTGGTCTTGCGATTGTTCAACGTATGACGAGCCTGCTCGATTTCCCAGTGCATGTCTATTCAGAATTAGGCAAAGGTTCTTGCTTTATGATCGAAGTACCGCTAGCCGAAGCACCAAAAATTCAAGTGACTACAGCGCATGTGACCGCACTGCAACATACTGCATATAAAGTGCTTTGTTTAGACAATGATGAAACTATTTTACAAGGTATGCAGACTTTATTAAGCAAATGGGGCTATCAAATTTTTACAGCAACTGAGCCATCGGAAGCACTAAAAATAATTGAACAAGAAGATATTCAAGTGTGGTTAATCGATCAGCATTTAAATCATGATCAACGGGGATTAGATTTTATTGAACAATATCGCCCTGCACATATTCCAGTTGCATTAATTACAGCAGATTCTGATCCTGAGTTGCCTCAATATTTGAAACAGCAAAATATTATTCTATTGAAAAAACCGCTCAAACCAGCGGGATTACGTGCTTGGCTTTCTGGTTTAAAAATTATGCCGATGAGCTAA
- a CDS encoding DUF485 domain-containing protein, with amino-acid sequence MDDSQVERILHNPKFQEMVSKKRTLSWTLTAIMLFIYVGFMLLVGYNKEFLASSFSGGVTTWGMPLGLGIIVLSFLLCGVYSYIANNTLDQLNEEALKEVEAITHEKGMH; translated from the coding sequence ATGGATGACTCACAGGTAGAACGCATTCTACACAATCCAAAGTTTCAAGAAATGGTCAGCAAAAAACGTACATTAAGTTGGACATTAACAGCAATCATGTTGTTTATCTATGTCGGATTTATGCTTTTAGTTGGCTATAACAAAGAGTTCCTAGCAAGTTCTTTTAGTGGTGGTGTAACAACATGGGGCATGCCCCTCGGTTTAGGCATTATCGTACTGTCATTTTTATTGTGTGGTGTCTATTCATACATCGCCAATAATACACTTGATCAGTTGAATGAAGAGGCTCTCAAGGAAGTTGAGGCAATCACACATGAAAAAGGGATGCACTGA
- a CDS encoding cation acetate symporter, which produces MKGTSFKAKLFALASLCCSHVAFASPDLGAAEQQATNWHAIIMFTIFVGFTLFITKWAAKQTTNTADFYTAGGGISGFQNGLAIAGDYMSAASFLGISALVFSSGFDGLLYSLGFMVGWPIVLFLVAERLRNLGKYNLSDVVSFRLEEKPVRTLAALSSLVVVAFYLIAQMVGAGQLIKLLFGLNYNIAVVIVGLLMMAYVIFGGMLATTWVQIIKAVMLLSGATFMAFMVMKAVGFSFSNMFNQAIGVYSQSHSISWDEAAKIMGPGKLAANPIDALSLGLALMFGTAGLPHILMRFFTVKDAKEARKSVVVATGFIGYFYLLTFIIGFGAILFVSNNPQFLDVAKAAVTGKLELVGGNNMAAVHLSDAVGGDLFMGFISAVAFATILAVVAGLTLSGASAISHDLYANVFKKGQTTPQSELRMSKIATLGLAIFAMILGILFEKQNVAFMVGLAFSVACCANFPVLVLSMFWKGLTTRGAVIGGVVGLVTAVTLIILSKAVWVDTLKLSDTPVNPFNGPAIFAMPLSFLCCWFFSVTDKTARAEKERKAFDAQFVRSQTGIGISGASDH; this is translated from the coding sequence ATGAAAGGGACGTCATTCAAAGCGAAACTGTTCGCGCTTGCAAGCCTATGTTGTTCTCACGTTGCATTTGCTAGCCCTGATTTAGGTGCAGCAGAGCAACAGGCAACAAACTGGCATGCAATCATCATGTTCACCATTTTTGTTGGTTTCACTTTGTTTATTACTAAGTGGGCAGCAAAACAAACCACGAATACAGCTGATTTCTATACCGCAGGTGGTGGAATTAGTGGCTTCCAAAATGGTTTAGCGATTGCAGGTGACTATATGTCAGCCGCATCGTTCCTCGGTATTTCAGCACTTGTGTTCAGTTCAGGCTTTGATGGTTTGCTCTATTCACTTGGTTTCATGGTCGGTTGGCCAATCGTACTTTTCCTTGTTGCTGAACGTTTACGTAACTTAGGTAAATATAATCTTTCTGATGTAGTTTCTTTCCGTTTGGAAGAAAAACCAGTTCGTACCTTAGCTGCATTAAGTTCTTTAGTTGTGGTTGCATTTTATCTGATTGCTCAAATGGTAGGAGCAGGTCAGTTAATCAAATTACTTTTTGGTTTGAACTATAATATTGCGGTTGTAATCGTCGGTTTGTTGATGATGGCATACGTAATTTTTGGTGGTATGTTAGCAACCACTTGGGTACAAATCATTAAAGCCGTAATGTTACTCAGTGGTGCAACATTCATGGCATTCATGGTGATGAAAGCTGTTGGCTTTAGTTTTTCAAACATGTTCAATCAAGCGATTGGTGTGTATAGCCAATCTCACAGCATTAGCTGGGATGAAGCTGCAAAAATCATGGGGCCTGGTAAATTGGCTGCAAACCCGATTGATGCTTTATCACTTGGTCTTGCATTAATGTTTGGTACTGCGGGCTTACCACATATCTTAATGCGTTTCTTTACGGTTAAAGATGCTAAAGAAGCACGTAAATCAGTTGTTGTTGCAACAGGCTTTATTGGTTACTTCTATCTATTAACTTTCATCATTGGTTTCGGTGCGATCTTATTCGTTTCAAACAACCCTCAATTCCTTGATGTTGCGAAAGCAGCGGTAACAGGTAAATTAGAGTTGGTTGGTGGTAACAACATGGCTGCGGTTCACTTAAGTGATGCAGTCGGTGGTGACTTGTTCATGGGCTTCATCTCAGCGGTTGCATTCGCAACGATTCTCGCTGTAGTTGCAGGCTTAACACTTTCAGGCGCATCTGCGATTTCACATGACTTATATGCAAACGTATTCAAAAAAGGTCAAACAACGCCTCAATCTGAATTACGTATGTCAAAAATTGCGACTTTAGGTTTAGCAATCTTTGCCATGATTCTAGGGATTTTGTTCGAAAAACAAAACGTTGCGTTCATGGTTGGTTTAGCATTCTCTGTTGCATGTTGTGCAAACTTCCCAGTACTTGTATTGTCTATGTTCTGGAAAGGTTTAACGACACGCGGTGCGGTGATCGGTGGTGTTGTTGGTCTAGTGACTGCTGTAACCCTAATCATTCTGTCTAAAGCGGTTTGGGTTGACACCTTGAAACTTTCAGATACTCCAGTGAATCCATTCAATGGCCCTGCAATTTTCGCGATGCCATTATCTTTCCTTTGCTGCTGGTTCTTCTCAGTAACTGATAAAACTGCACGTGCAGAGAAAGAGCGTAAAGCGTTCGATGCTCAGTTTGTTCGTTCACAAACAGGTATTGGTATCTCTGGTGCATCTGATCACTAA
- a CDS encoding oxygenase MpaB family protein, protein MQSIVKPKRLAAFEDMIQSNIKTKILGYMTHQQIQPNYQEYLALNTALQSGDAPMDQLLLWILQNPKQHRKYFETALYEGLDKLPLEIPELNCFFQLVGQKPDWYEQAKVDQALKFTYRLGINNGLILRDLSLMTGYLYPGFNQPLVLTGALKKQAGTRLAETTKWWVDITEQDGFERFSKGFTSTIFVRFIHSLVRHQLQKSEKWDAETWGLPINQYDQAMTNIAFSGVVLIGIRALGIFPSAQEVDSFLHFWKYAGWLMGVEEKWLVDNEADGWKLMYWMQFSHPQSDESSISLGSSLSKEPFERKYRYLRSFQQKLAYKQHLEITQFFIGRKKMQKLGLAPQSASWFAYYLIGRNLALYTGAKHIPKLNQLLEEKGRHLQRIGLSLYHNQAQQLASMHQ, encoded by the coding sequence ATGCAAAGCATCGTTAAACCTAAACGCTTAGCAGCGTTTGAAGACATGATTCAATCGAATATTAAAACCAAAATTCTTGGTTATATGACGCATCAACAAATTCAACCGAATTATCAAGAATATCTCGCCTTGAACACAGCCTTGCAAAGTGGTGATGCACCCATGGATCAACTGCTACTTTGGATACTTCAAAATCCCAAACAGCATCGAAAATATTTTGAAACGGCGCTGTATGAAGGTTTAGATAAGCTGCCGCTTGAAATTCCTGAACTCAACTGCTTCTTTCAATTGGTGGGACAAAAACCTGATTGGTATGAGCAAGCCAAAGTCGATCAAGCACTTAAATTTACCTATCGCCTAGGCATCAATAACGGACTGATCCTACGAGATTTATCTCTAATGACAGGTTATTTGTACCCTGGTTTTAACCAACCCTTGGTCCTGACAGGCGCATTAAAAAAACAGGCAGGTACACGTTTAGCCGAAACAACTAAATGGTGGGTCGATATCACCGAACAAGATGGGTTTGAACGTTTTAGTAAAGGCTTTACCTCCACGATCTTTGTGCGTTTTATTCACTCACTGGTACGCCATCAATTACAAAAATCGGAGAAATGGGATGCCGAGACTTGGGGGCTACCTATTAACCAATATGATCAGGCCATGACCAATATTGCCTTTAGTGGCGTGGTATTGATTGGTATAAGGGCATTGGGAATTTTTCCTAGCGCACAAGAAGTTGATAGTTTTTTACATTTTTGGAAATATGCGGGTTGGTTGATGGGCGTTGAAGAAAAATGGTTAGTGGATAATGAAGCTGATGGATGGAAGCTCATGTACTGGATGCAGTTTTCACATCCTCAATCTGATGAGAGCAGTATTTCTCTTGGCTCTAGTCTTTCCAAAGAACCCTTTGAACGGAAATATCGTTACTTACGCTCTTTTCAGCAAAAACTAGCCTATAAGCAACACCTCGAAATTACCCAGTTCTTTATTGGTCGCAAGAAAATGCAGAAATTGGGTTTAGCACCTCAGTCAGCCTCATGGTTTGCTTATTATTTAATTGGTCGAAATCTAGCACTTTATACAGGTGCGAAACATATTCCAAAATTAAATCAACTGCTTGAAGAAAAAGGGCGGCATTTGCAACGAATCGGTTTGTCACTCTATCATAATCAAGCTCAACAACTGGCCAGTATGCATCAATAA
- a CDS encoding TetR/AcrR family transcriptional regulator translates to MRKRPQQQRAKMIVESILEGTQKCISEYGVLQLTTPKISEKSGVSVGSIYQYFENKEQIVAELLLRKSENLGQALKQLVMLQQQTAIQDIITLSITFGFESLKSDHGFFIEILKNWHTYSDSEAAQVLEQHFLEVGMYLFGRYYPHWDFETLKHKSFVIINSTLFTMMRYASKNTFLIEEQRLQQELSKMIVAFLDTV, encoded by the coding sequence ATGAGAAAAAGACCCCAGCAGCAACGTGCAAAAATGATCGTCGAAAGTATTCTGGAGGGAACGCAAAAATGTATTTCTGAATATGGTGTATTACAATTAACTACACCTAAAATTTCTGAAAAATCAGGGGTAAGTGTCGGGTCAATTTATCAATACTTTGAAAATAAAGAACAGATTGTTGCTGAACTATTGTTACGTAAAAGCGAAAATTTAGGGCAAGCACTAAAGCAGTTAGTGATGCTCCAACAACAAACAGCTATTCAAGACATCATCACATTAAGTATCACTTTTGGTTTTGAATCATTGAAATCAGATCATGGTTTTTTTATCGAAATCTTAAAAAATTGGCATACCTATAGTGATTCAGAAGCGGCACAAGTATTGGAGCAGCATTTCTTGGAAGTGGGGATGTACTTATTTGGACGTTACTACCCCCATTGGGATTTTGAGACTTTAAAACACAAGTCTTTTGTGATTATTAACAGTACTTTATTTACCATGATGCGTTATGCCAGTAAAAATACCTTTTTAATTGAAGAACAACGTTTGCAACAAGAACTCTCTAAAATGATTGTTGCCTTTTTAGATACGGTGTGA